The DNA window TAACATTACTCGAGGAGACTCAAGTTCTGTTCTATACACAATCATACCTCAAACTGTACTTTTGGAACAGtagtttgttttaaaaacacaagTCGCTACATAAGGCCTACTTATCGGTTTCATTCTACGTCAGTCGTCGAGCACGTGCTCTGACTTTGTTTTGAACGAAACccataaacattatatatatatatatatatatatatatatatatatatatatatatatatatatatatatatatatatatatatatatataatggtgttTAACGTTGTCTATTgtgttaaagtattaaaataataaatgtaaaaaatttgagagagatgcaattaatttttttaattaatttacatttagcagtTGGCCTTCAAGAAATCGGTCTGTTATAAACACAAGGCAGGAttatccagattttttttttcagtccttgTCTGTCATAAAGCAAACCATTTggatcacacacaaaaaaaactgctctcgcaaaaaaaaattgaaggtgGGCTTGATGTCCTAAATGTACACTGTATACAATAGGAAAAAAGGTGCACTTCGGTTTAGActtttgggatcagtaagataaaagtaaaatatatatatatatatatacacatgttactgaccccaaaattttgaactgtagtgtataaaCGTAATTTCTAAAATGATTTAGCACTACTATCTTATGTACTATCTTACTATGTTTTCCGTATCAGGACATGAAAAACCATCTGGTCCTTGGGAGGTCtttaaaaaatgaacaattaAACCTCAGATGAACAACAACACATGACATATTACacactgtcattatttattaaacataaacaAGGCCATAGTGGATAAAGCATGTGTGACAAACTGGACTGTTAAAATGGGAATGCAGTGGGTAAGTAACAGTAAGGCACTGCTAATCAAATACCTTTGATCAACTGATCATCAGCAAGTGTGAGCACCCCGTTAAAGCAGAAGTTTTGGCAGTTTGCTGGTCTGGAGCCTTCAGGTGCGAGTTAACACAAGGCTAAAAAAAGGAAAGACATCAGCAATGATCTTACAAAAGCAATTGATTCTGCCATCAATCTGGGAAGGGCCATTTTCAAACAAACTGAAGTCTATCATTCCAAAGTGAGGAAGATTATTCAGAAGTGGAAGACATTCAAGATACACAATGACATTCCCAGGAGTTGACATCCCAGGAAATTCACCCCATGGTCAGACCAGTAAATACAATAGAAATTGTAGATAACCCAATAACTACACCACAGAAAACAGGCCTCAGTtaacatgtttaataataaagattGTGACAGTACAATTAGAAAAAGACCAGACATATGGCATGTGATGTCATGTGTCTTTATTCAACTGagatattatttcataattttaagaCCTGCCAAGGACcatatgatttctttttttatgtcctGATATGGAAAACCATGGAATTAAACAGGGTGTTcgtatatattgtgtgtgtgactCGATTGCGCCGACTCTATTGTCACACATTCTATCCTATGAATTCAGTAACTGAAAAtgcacaaatacaaaaaataaacttgCCCATGTAGTTTACATTTGAGAGACGAGGTTCTAAATCTGTATAAACCATATTCATAACTGCTAAACCCATCATGAAATCTGATGAAACTGAAAAACTGAGGACATAAGATTTAGTGTTGGAATGTTAAAACTTTACTATCTTCAGGTGTTTTAACCACATTGTGAGCATCCATTCCTTTTTACAAATGGTAATTTTCAAAACAAACTTCTCATAGCAAGAGCCAAAGCATCAGTGCATGTTGTATCGTAAAACCATGTCAAATAAAACATGAAGTGTGCCCCAAATCACTTTAAATTAACAAATGGCAAAccggaaaacaaaaacatatcttTCGTTAGACTACCCAACCCCCCTTCATCATTGCTTTTAGTTGTAATGGCACTCACCAAAACAAGCCCATACCAACATTTCAGATCTCCAATTATAATGACTGCCAGAGGTCCAAAGCCCatcagcttttatttatttatttattcttacatTTTCTAGTACTCCTCTTCACTGATACTCATTTTAATCAgacttctctttttctctcatatGTAGAAAAACGATACTGAAAACAAAGAGTCCTGCCATCATAGAGAAGGCACTGGCATAATATGGAAAGGCAGAGGGGATGAAGCGCTCATACTGGGTATGCTGCAAGGGGCGGACAGAAACCTGTGGAATAACAAAAGAATCAGTTAATATCAAGGAAATGTTGGAGCAGGAGCAAGTTTTACAATGAATTTTGAATTTTACCTGGGTTGAGGAGTACAGGTGTGTGTAGCCAAGTCTGTTGTAGTCAACTTTGAACTGAAAAACTCCATATACATCTGGAAGCTTAAACTGTACACTGTATTTTCCACCTAAACAACCAGCAGTCATGATTTTAATGGCATACATCATTAACAAACACTACTATTATAGAGTTTTTTTTAACTCCATTACTCTTCagtgaccctaaacttttgaacagtaatctGCATGCATGAAATAATGCTGATTATAATGATAACAACATACCATTTTTCTTGAGGTAGGTCCTAACAAATGCATCAATTCTGACAAACTCCAGCTGAATGTCATCTCCATCAAAAGGCACCCACTTTCCACCAGACAACATCTCAATCACGATGCTGTAGTCCTGTAAGGACAATCCAAGCAGCAGCAGTAAGCCAAACTGCTTTGCTTCTCAGAGCATGCCATGCTTCTTTCAAAGTGAATGTCAATTCTTCAGAATTTGCCTGTTTCTCAGTCACAAACCATGTGTTAactgttaaattatatataatgccTATATAAGTATATGGCATGCCTCACCACAAGGTCAGTAATGGTGTAGGCAGCAGGGGGGGTGCTCTCTCCAACTGGATGATGGGTAACAGCCCCAACCCTAAGAACACCAGCCTCCTTAAACACCCAGCGGGACAGGGCCTCAGCCAGCTCCTGGTTACCAGTCTGTTCATACctaaaaatatacacatcatGCATCAAACAACCTCTAAACAAAtctagaaatatatttttcatcatgCCACCGTTCATTCTGTTAACGGACTGAACTTCACAGTTAATAAAACATAAGAGAACTCACTCCAAAGACTCGAGACCTGACTCAAACTCCAGAGACAAACACTTCAAACTCTTCATGTTAAAGACTTGTGAACATCtctgatatataataataataatagtaataataataatatgaatatgaatatatattaacaGACCTCATTGAACCGGGGGTGGCCTTCTGCACAGGGGAGTTGAAGAAAGCATCACTGAAGAATTGCAGTGACCCGCTGAAAACCACACGTGCATTGTTCCTTGCCTGCAGACCGGCGATCAGGAGGGTGTTCTTTCCAACTGCATGAGGATACTGAAGAGCAAAAAAAAGAGATTGAGGTGAATGCAAATggatttaacaacaacaaaaagaacattGAAAGCTCTGAAATATTTACCTGTGTGATGGGGCGATCAGGGAAGTAGGAGTAAGAGGTGGAGGATCCTGTCAGTATGTCCAGCACCAGAGAGTTATCTGGATCAGCCACCATGCTGAAAAAAGAAAGGCAACTCATAACTTTAACAGTTAAAATTTCAGAATAAGATGATGACAGACCAGGCTATCAAGACCACTTACCCAACACCTTTGAACAGGACTGGTTTATCAGTGGGCTTGCCAACTATAGTTGGGGCTTTAAGAAGATTCTCTGGATCTGCAACAATCAGAGtgtgctgtaaaataaaattacccATGAACAAACTTCAAACAATGATTTGATGAATTGAAATTATGACGAACAAagaattttgttttaaaagtatgttttagaaTGTAAAACACACAATATGACATCATGAAATGGCAATTCATTTGAATTCACGAAGTAAAGTTCATTTACTGTTATTGGCTTAATTTGGCTATTCTTTCTTGAATCTTCTTtacattaaagggaaagttcagctaaaaatgagtctttcttctgtgaaacacaatgaagatattttgaagaatgttgggaacaaAACAGTTGCAGGTAGCCTTCAGTGTAGAATTTTTCAAGGGTTAACAAAGTCAAAGAGTCTAGGTGACAACAGCCAAAAAGGAAAGTAATTTTAGAGggaatgtaaattattatatttcaggATTTCAAAGACATATTACCAAGCAATTAAATCAAGGAAAtggttcattttttaaattaaagtttagtATATTTGAGCTCATGATTTTTAATACAAACAGATGGTCAAATTTAAGTCCTGCCTTTTCTTACAATGATCAACTTCTCTTCCACATAACAATATGTAAGAGAGGATTTGTTGATATGTGTGTTACAttgtaaaattaagtaaaaacagGAACCAATTCGTTGTTGACTTTGAATATTgaatttttcatttcaaaaatTGCTCTAAGCTGAATTTTTTCCTCCATCCATTACTGACCTCGCCAGGATCAGAAACGTCATAGTTATGGTGGTCAATGACAGCAGTTTTCTCCTCATCAAATTCAATCCCACATTCACTGCCTAGCTCTCTCAGAGGGTCACCTGTCAGAGTCAAAGACACGGTGTTAAAAAGATTACTGATGTCAACAGGCCAATAAGTGAGCACTTATGCAAAACCAATACAGCACTCACCAATATCAGAGCTGGCAGCAACCAGAACATTTCCTCCACCGTCGATGAAGGCTGTAATGGTCTCTACATTGATGCTGCCCCCAAAATCTGTTCCGTTGGAAACATGCAAACATGgatatacaaacataaaaatggcAGATTGACATGAAATCTAGGTTCACTATAACAGGACTCACCTTCCACTGATGGCGAAAATATTATGAGATGGTCGTAGAGGAACTGGCCATACTTGATCAAAGAGAGACCAGGATCATCAACAGTCTTAAAAGTAAGGTCAAACCCACGATCTGAGAACAAGAATGTAGTTGtgggttaaataataaaatttaaaaaaacgtGCAATACCTTTCATGGTCTGTAACGTTACAGGTAACGTATATTGGTGCAACTATTCAATCAGATTCTCATAGGCTCACAAAGCTTCTTCTACTCATATAGCATTTAAGCGAACATGCTAACCATGTTTTCAGGTGCTAATGTAATATTTTGGAGTGTTTAAAATAGGTAAATATCAGATCACGCTCACCTGCTAAACTGCGGAAGAAGATTGAATGAGTGTCTCTGATGTTGGGATTGTCCAGGAGAACGAGCGTCTTTCCGTCTCCTAAAACTGCCTGCAACATTAACGCCACGGATAAAACCAGCAGAGCGCTTCGGCTGAATCCACCAGACAATGTGGGAACCATTGTACCACGCCGTCTTTTGCAGGTTAATGTTGCAGGAGTCGCGATGTCCCTCATTAAGCAACCCATCGCCATTTTCCTCCTTTGGACAACGTCAGCGCTAACGCGGACGTGAACTCTGACCCAGCCAGCAGCCAATCGCGTGCTGCCTCATAGActcataaatattataataagacaGCCCTCATCGTAACCTGGTACAAACATAAGGAGGACCAAACctgcagaaatataaaaaatgtaaataagttacaaaatgataaaataatgtcaaaataaatattgaaaatgggTCATTCCTCAACTGCGGTGGCAAGTGGAGTCCCTCTACGTTACTACAGTTGAAATAAACTGTAAATaccaataaattatttaaaaaaaagtttgcatgttTGTATTCTGTAGGGTTAACACAATTTGTGcactattaatatttattttttgttttaaaatacatattaaattgaGTTTGGGAGACTGCGTTTGTAACAAAATATTCATGTATCATGGAATGTAATTGCAACATCATTTTTAATGCAACTAAAGTGGTTATAATgtgaatatagttttttttttaatatgtataattatattaaattgtttaaatatatatatatatatatatatatatatatatatatatatatatatatatatatatatatatatatatatatatatatatattgttatatatatatattgttatatatatatatattgttatatttaagaaAAGGGAAATCTATTTAGACTACTACTTGTGTGTAAAGGTCACACTGCAGGTGTTGGTTGATCTGAGGGGTGCATGGTGAGTACATtctttcttattagttttcttaAAGTTAGCAATGTCTGACAACTGAATGTGTCACACTTTATTAGTGTCTGTGGTGTCATGTTGAtaactttttaatcaaaattttcGTAAATACATACTTATTAATTTTCCAAAATGTCCTCTGATCTTGAAAACATCATGATGGCAGTCTCTATTTTAGAAAAGTCTGGATTTAGGCTGATTTGTCTGTGGTGTTACTGTCTTTTCTGGTAACACCacagtagagctgtaatcgggccttaaaagttaggcccgacaggacccgagcccgacaggtttcggcccgagcccgacaagtacattttgattgacagcttttttaaagcccgaacccgtttacagcccgacattattcaaatgtgcgcacgcacgcacacagctctttcgccttttgccaacaatgagcaatttattcatgttttaacataatttactcatacctaacatagactagaccacttggaagctggaataaagaaataaaataagtcctctgtgacatcgtaacatctcagcattctagacataggctcatttaacctataaatagaccaacgcaccaataaaaacgagtcatttaaaaaaaattaaattaagataaattttaaattaagatgggtatttggcaataacgaaattaagataaaggctcctccggatttgctttatttaataaaagaataatgccaacattagcgtaaacactctgtcaacattatgcatttaagactcaatgaatatgtagttatcatttgaaaaacctttactcacagagattaggctaggtctacatgtttatgtggaggaaaattattgaatccactgtagaggtcttcagcgcgctcctgcgctcactgatggtgcgtcattattcactcattattctcattataaacatggtcaaaacttttccacacctcagactttgctttagttgctggtgtaaccaaaacgtaatcaccagaggcaagcctccgttacacctgctcagcattcattttcgcatctttctcgcgctaatcgaaacacatcacatgaccgctcgtttacctcgcaaaccggagcgcaagcccgagcccggcccgagcccgcgtaaaatgatagaaattaagatcttcagctctacacCACAGGGCCTATAGTAACTTGAAATATAAAGTCTGTGGAGTTACTTTAAAATGACATAGACATAAGTGGCTGTTTGAAAATCAAAATGTTCTTaagctttcattttaattgataTATCATATTAAACTAATTAGAAATGCatagcaatatattttattagaaaaaaaaaacaagcgttTTTACAAATTCTGCCTCTCATTTGCCGGCCCAACTGAATAATGACCCAAATAATACATAaaggaaaaaaagtcattaaaataataattccgGATTAAATTTGATtacaaactaattatatttttgtatcaagtcatttctttgttttcctattttattacatatgtttaattatttattgatctaTTTATACATTCTGCAGGTTTGCTCCTCCATACTCCATAGGCTACAGACGGTTTTACGAATCTTTCTATCAACTTTTATCGAAAGCAGGTTATCCATTATCCGGCAGGGGTCAGTGCAACACAACTATGTGCTTTTCACAGCGCAAGCCTCtacatgatgataaaaaaaaaattactgattgTGAAGTTTATGATGATGTTTTTGTTATGAAACCTGTTAAACATAATTGTATTACTATAACTGTATCTAAAATTGTAATGATCATAATACTTATTTCCTAAAAAAGAATAAGTAtgaattatcaaataaaataaaattatatatatatatatatatatatatatatatatatatatatatatttgtaaagctCCATGAGCGATGatacaaaaaacatttgaaacttGTTTTGAAGCAGATATTTGGCCATAAATTAGCAAGCAACTTGAAACAccacatgaaagtgcagtgtgaaattACTTCCACTGGAACCCCATTACTGAACATAAGACATTCAAACTACAAAGCACCTATTCCTCTGATACCTGCTGTCCATGTCTACTGAGTTCAAAAGAAAGCTTGGTTATCTGCTTCCAGTGATGCTTTGATACTGATTGTATTTTTAAAGGTGTCATAAATGTCTCAGTGCCTTGCTTTCCTGGCAAATATACAGACATTTATTCCAGTGACCAAAAAGAACTCCGAAATCGAGCAACCAAAAGACAGTGGtttattaacaaacaattaaatagCAAACTTTAGGTTATTTTGAACATCAAGCACTGAATTTGGCTTATGTCATTTTAAACAGTCActatttaatgtaattatgatACAATTGTCTGTTTGATAAACTACATCAGAAATGGACCAAAATGACCTGGAACACTCACAGTACTAGTTTAAATGAGAGTGTCTGACAATGAAATCTGTGATATTCAAAAAACAGAAACTTGCTTGCATCACACATCACTCATCTAATGGGGCAATGAGTTTTGATGGTCCATTTACTAAAACACAGAGCATTTCAAATACTAATCAGAAATTGTGCATTTTAAACATAAGCCCCTCGCAATATTTATGGAAAATTAAAAAGGTTTGGAAAGTTTCTTCAGCTTCTACGTGTTATGAAAATAAGCATACAGTAAAAATCAGC is part of the Carassius auratus strain Wakin chromosome 27, ASM336829v1, whole genome shotgun sequence genome and encodes:
- the LOC113045595 gene encoding dolichyl-diphosphooligosaccharide--protein glycosyltransferase 48 kDa subunit-like translates to MAMGCLMRDIATPATLTCKRRRGTMVPTLSGGFSRSALLVLSVALMLQAVLGDGKTLVLLDNPNIRDTHSIFFRSLADRGFDLTFKTVDDPGLSLIKYGQFLYDHLIIFSPSVEDFGGSINVETITAFIDGGGNVLVAASSDIGDPLRELGSECGIEFDEEKTAVIDHHNYDVSDPGEHTLIVADPENLLKAPTIVGKPTDKPVLFKGVGMVADPDNSLVLDILTGSSTSYSYFPDRPITQYPHAVGKNTLLIAGLQARNNARVVFSGSLQFFSDAFFNSPVQKATPGSMRYEQTGNQELAEALSRWVFKEAGVLRVGAVTHHPVGESTPPAAYTITDLVDYSIVIEMLSGGKWVPFDGDDIQLEFVRIDAFVRTYLKKNGGKYSVQFKLPDVYGVFQFKVDYNRLGYTHLYSSTQVSVRPLQHTQYERFIPSAFPYYASAFSMMAGLFVFSIVFLHMREKEKSD